GAGTTAACTGATTTGTAATTTTTGGCATATTTCATGGAGTAATTTGTAATATCtcctaaaaaaaaattttttttagcaCTTTGAATTGTCAAAAGAGAATGATCACTACAATTTAAAGTCATCAATGGTCTATCGCCACAATATCAAATTTCAAAGGCTAAGAACATAGAACTTGCAATATTGAAGGAAAAATATGCTATGATGTAAAAGCTAGATACTGTAGAAATAATAGAGAAAAAGCAAGCTATTTAAatcaatatatattaattttattgtcTTCTTCAATATCAGCTACAACAAATCTCATCCTAACAATGAATAGAGGAAATACTAAATTGACAAAAGATTAAGATTAGCTTATTcattcttcaaattttctttccCCTAAAACTTCCCCTATTTCCATCACAGTTGCTCTATGTTCCTTGTTATGGACTAGCTCCTTCAATGCCTTAAACTGTGTAGTGTTGTTGGATGGTCTCAATGTCAAGTCCCTTTAGCTTCACCACTGACTCAACATGCCCTTTCAATGTGTGAAGCTCCCTTAATctgcaaaattaaaaattttgaactaaaactATAACTTAATTCAGGCATAAGCATATACAGATATCATGAGAATGAAATTGCATAAGTGAATGGTTTGATACCCAACCTTGCTACTTCAGCACGCTTCTTAGCCTGCTCTGCAAGCTCTGTTAATTCTTTATAGGTAGCCTTGTCATGAGTTATACCATCTGCTTGTTGGAGACCACTAAGCGTACGTTGAGCAGCAGCCCACTGTGCTTCCCTCTCACCCTTTCCATAGTCTTTCTTGGTCGTGAAAGCAGTCTAAATtgattaaaaaggaaattttgtgaGGCAAAATTATTCATAAATAAAGAACTAGAAAAATATAAGATTTTTTATGTTGATGTTGCTTAGAAACCTTGTTCTGCAGCAGGTTATCCCAGGCCTTCCCAGTTAATGCAAAACGAATCATGAACTTAAGGATATCAAGAGGGATATAGGTGATAATACTGTAAAGCCATATTATTCCTGCCCAACCCCAACCAATGCCTTCAATTTTTGCAAAGCCCCAGCTTGCATATACAGCAATAATTGTAGCCACCTTCATTGAACAAGTTACATAGTTAGAGCATATCAACTAATGAAGAAAGCAAGACAACTATGGACAAGTTATTACCAATTGTGCTACCATGAAAGCGCTAACAAGTAGGAGACCAGGACGTTCCATGAAGGACCAACTCCTTGATCGAGTAACGAAGATGAGTGCTTGACTGATAATGCTTACTTGAAGGTAAAGAGCAGCTGTAAGCTCAGCATGTATACCTTTGATTGTCTTCACTCCGAATTTTTGCTGCAAAAAATAATATTTCAGTATTATGTTTTGTTTGTTTTTAATATAATACTCTCATATTTACAGTGATTCACTTACTGGGAAGAAGTCAGTGTCATGAGCAAGATAAAAGAATATCACAGTCATGATTGCCAGATAGGTTCCAAGAATAATGCCTGTGGCAAAAATTTCCTTCAGCTTCCAAGAGTCAGGCATAGGAGATGGCTTGACTCGGTCCTTGGAGATGGTCATAATGGTACCATCATTGAGAATAGCAATGATTAAGACCATGAATGGCGAGAAGTCGAATTTCCAAATAAGTGCAACGAGCATGAATCCCATCACAATACGAATTGTGATGGAAACAGCATAGATTGTGTAGTTCTTCATTCTTTGAAAGATGGCTCTACTTGTTAATACAGCACTAACAATCACACTTAATCCTGGCTCTGTCAAAACAATGTCTGAAGCACTCCTAGCAGCATCAGTAGCATCTGCCACAGCTATACCAATGTCTGCTTTCTTCAGTGCAGGGGCATCATTCACACCATCTCCTGTCATACCACAAATGTGCTTCCTCTCTTGGAGCTTCTTAACAATCTCATACTTGTGCTCTGATACACATTAGTTGAATCTCCATGAGACGACTCAAACATGATATCTTTATTGTAGTTGGAATAGCTAAAATTGAAATCTCATTACCAGGAAAGACTCCAGCAAATCCATCAGCCTTCTCAATGAGCTCATCCACTGGAATGCCTGCAATTGACTCATCCTTACAATCACCAAGGAGGGAGGATGATGGATACATGTTAGTGCCCATGCCAAGCCTTCGACCAGTCTCTTTGCCAATAGCAAGTTGGTCACCAGTTATCATCTTAACATTGACACCAAGGTCAAGGGCTCGACGAATAGTCTCTGCACTGTCATGCCTTGGAGGATCAAAGAGAGGCAAAAGACCCACAAACTCCCATGGTCCTCCTGTGCTTTCCTTGGTCTTCTCTGGAACAATCTGTGAACAAGAGAAAGGAAAGGCACATTATAATTCAATTATTCTTGTCTAGCTAAGTAATTTTTCTAAAAGAAATAACATATCTACCTGACGAGCAACAGCAAGAGATCGAAGGCCACGGTCAGCAAAGTTGTCTATGATTTTGTGGGCCTTTTCCTTCACCTCCCCCATGGGTTCACATAGATCAATAATCTGGCATTTAAATAGAAACTTATTGTTTAAGATTGTCTCACCAAGCGTTAGTCTTCAAATGCAAGATGCCAGAAAAATTTACCTGCTCAGGAGCCCCCTTACTGCATCTATGCCAATCACCATTGTTGTCAATGTAAGTGATTGCCGTGCGCTTGTCCACAGGATTAAAAGGCAAGA
Above is a genomic segment from Hevea brasiliensis isolate MT/VB/25A 57/8 chromosome 17, ASM3005281v1, whole genome shotgun sequence containing:
- the LOC110669433 gene encoding ATPase 8, plasma membrane-type isoform X2, whose amino-acid sequence is MADISLEHIKNENIDLENIPVEEVFQQLKCTKEGLTTDEGEKRLQIFGPNKLEEKKENKILKFLGFMWNPLSWVMESAAIMAIVLANGGGKPPDWQDFLGIIVLLVINSTISFIEENNAGNAAAALMAGLAPKTKVLRDGKWSEQDASILVPGDMISIKLGDIIPADARLMEGDPLKIDQSALTGESLPVTKHPGDEVFSGSTCKQGEIEAVVIATGVHTFFGKAAHLVDSTNNVGHFQKVLTAIGNFCICSIAVGMAIEIIIMYPIQHRNYREGIDNLLVLLIGGIPIAMPTVLSVTMAIGSHRLSQQGAITKRMTAIEEMAGMDVLCSDKTGTLTLNKLTVDKNLIEVFANGIDKDTVVLLAARASRIENQDAIDASIVGMLSDPKEARAGLTEVHFLPFNPVDKRTAITYIDNNGDWHRCSKGAPEQIIDLCEPMGEVKEKAHKIIDNFADRGLRSLAVARQIVPEKTKESTGGPWEFVGLLPLFDPPRHDSAETIRRALDLGVNVKMITGDQLAIGKETGRRLGMGTNMYPSSSLLGDCKDESIAGIPVDELIEKADGFAGVFPEHKYEIVKKLQERKHICGMTGDGVNDAPALKKADIGIAVADATDAARSASDIVLTEPGLSVIVSAVLTSRAIFQRMKNYTIYAVSITIRIVMGFMLVALIWKFDFSPFMVLIIAILNDGTIMTISKDRVKPSPMPDSWKLKEIFATGIILGTYLAIMTVIFFYLAHDTDFFPQKFGVKTIKGIHAELTAALYLQVSIISQALIFVTRSRSWSFMERPGGYNYCCICKLGLCKN
- the LOC110669433 gene encoding ATPase 8, plasma membrane-type isoform X3, which translates into the protein MAIEIIIMYPIQHRNYREGIDNLLVLLIGGIPIAMPTVLSVTMAIGSHRLSQQGAITKRMTAIEEMAGMDVLCSDKTGTLTLNKLTVDKNLIEVFANGIDKDTVVLLAARASRIENQDAIDASIVGMLSDPKEARAGLTEVHFLPFNPVDKRTAITYIDNNGDWHRCSKGAPEQIIDLCEPMGEVKEKAHKIIDNFADRGLRSLAVARQIVPEKTKESTGGPWEFVGLLPLFDPPRHDSAETIRRALDLGVNVKMITGDQLAIGKETGRRLGMGTNMYPSSSLLGDCKDESIAGIPVDELIEKADGFAGVFPEHKYEIVKKLQERKHICGMTGDGVNDAPALKKADIGIAVADATDAARSASDIVLTEPGLSVIVSAVLTSRAIFQRMKNYTIYAVSITIRIVMGFMLVALIWKFDFSPFMVLIIAILNDGTIMTISKDRVKPSPMPDSWKLKEIFATGIILGTYLAIMTVIFFYLAHDTDFFPQKFGVKTIKGIHAELTAALYLQVSIISQALIFVTRSRSWSFMERPGLLLVSAFMVAQLVATIIAVYASWGFAKIEGIGWGWAGIIWLYSIITYIPLDILKFMIRFALTGKAWDNLLQNKTAFTTKKDYGKGEREAQWAAAQRTLSGLQQADGITHDKATYKELTELAEQAKKRAEVARLRELHTLKGHVESVVKLKGLDIETIQQHYTV
- the LOC110669433 gene encoding ATPase 8, plasma membrane-type isoform X1, producing MADISLEHIKNENIDLENIPVEEVFQQLKCTKEGLTTDEGEKRLQIFGPNKLEEKKENKILKFLGFMWNPLSWVMESAAIMAIVLANGGGKPPDWQDFLGIIVLLVINSTISFIEENNAGNAAAALMAGLAPKTKVLRDGKWSEQDASILVPGDMISIKLGDIIPADARLMEGDPLKIDQSALTGESLPVTKHPGDEVFSGSTCKQGEIEAVVIATGVHTFFGKAAHLVDSTNNVGHFQKVLTAIGNFCICSIAVGMAIEIIIMYPIQHRNYREGIDNLLVLLIGGIPIAMPTVLSVTMAIGSHRLSQQGAITKRMTAIEEMAGMDVLCSDKTGTLTLNKLTVDKNLIEVFANGIDKDTVVLLAARASRIENQDAIDASIVGMLSDPKEARAGLTEVHFLPFNPVDKRTAITYIDNNGDWHRCSKGAPEQIIDLCEPMGEVKEKAHKIIDNFADRGLRSLAVARQIVPEKTKESTGGPWEFVGLLPLFDPPRHDSAETIRRALDLGVNVKMITGDQLAIGKETGRRLGMGTNMYPSSSLLGDCKDESIAGIPVDELIEKADGFAGVFPEHKYEIVKKLQERKHICGMTGDGVNDAPALKKADIGIAVADATDAARSASDIVLTEPGLSVIVSAVLTSRAIFQRMKNYTIYAVSITIRIVMGFMLVALIWKFDFSPFMVLIIAILNDGTIMTISKDRVKPSPMPDSWKLKEIFATGIILGTYLAIMTVIFFYLAHDTDFFPQKFGVKTIKGIHAELTAALYLQVSIISQALIFVTRSRSWSFMERPGLLLVSAFMVAQLVATIIAVYASWGFAKIEGIGWGWAGIIWLYSIITYIPLDILKFMIRFALTGKAWDNLLQNKTAFTTKKDYGKGEREAQWAAAQRTLSGLQQADGITHDKATYKELTELAEQAKKRAEVARLRELHTLKGHVESVVKLKGLDIETIQQHYTV